The Oncorhynchus nerka isolate Pitt River linkage group LG9a, Oner_Uvic_2.0, whole genome shotgun sequence genome has a segment encoding these proteins:
- the LOC135573380 gene encoding uncharacterized protein LOC135573380 isoform X1 has protein sequence MAKNAVMWQNGGMCGLDHWNFVMHPVDAAMTCDPNGSYARTWCPELAAVPDDFIHKPCKCPASMLRRTDLEERSLSLQDVKLGFVVNTDRQFLLPVITRMEFKHQSDDPDPDAASNPHVSRRQDETITFLNQTDFITSVMKEGRERQERPEKDGDWHTPIWPGEGLGGPLLLRPGYPLCLGEWLRFTDDQEGRG, from the exons ATGGCCAAAAATGCCGTGATGTGGCAGAATGGAGGCATGTGTGGTCTGGACCACTGGAACTTTGTCATGCATCCTGTTGACGCGGCCATGACCTGTGACCCTAACGGAAGTTACGCCAGGACGTGGTGCCCTGAGCTGGCTGCTGTGCCTGATGACTTCATACACAAACCCTGTAAGTGTCCAGCCTCCATGCTGCGCCGCACCG ATCTGGAGGAAAGGAGCCTCTCTCTGCAAGACGTGAAGTTG GGATTCGTAGTCAACACAGAtaggcagttcctcctgcctgtcaTCACCCGCATGGAGTTCAAACACCAATCAGACGATCCAGACCCGGACGCTGCCTCTAACCCCCATGTGAGTCGCAGGCAGGATGAGACCATCACCTTCCTGAACCAGACAGACTTCATAACCAGCGTGatgaaagaggggagggagagacaggagagaccagagaaagaTGGGGACTGGCACACCCCCATATGGCCCGGGGAAGGGTTAGGAGGACCCCTGCTGCTAAGGCCAGGTTATCCTCTGTGCCTGGGGGAGTGGCTACGTTTCACAGATGACCAAGAGggcaggggttaa
- the LOC135573380 gene encoding uncharacterized protein LOC135573380 isoform X3, with product MAKNAVMWQNGGMCGLDHWNFVMHPVDAAMTCDPNGSYARTWCPELAAVPDDFIHKPCKCPASMLRRTDLEERSLSLQDVKLVRRHFGEYVDLVPPPLVLEAMGIRSQHR from the exons ATGGCCAAAAATGCCGTGATGTGGCAGAATGGAGGCATGTGTGGTCTGGACCACTGGAACTTTGTCATGCATCCTGTTGACGCGGCCATGACCTGTGACCCTAACGGAAGTTACGCCAGGACGTGGTGCCCTGAGCTGGCTGCTGTGCCTGATGACTTCATACACAAACCCTGTAAGTGTCCAGCCTCCATGCTGCGCCGCACCG ATCTGGAGGAAAGGAGCCTCTCTCTGCAAGACGTGAAGTTGGTGAGGAGGCATTTTGGGGAGTACGTGGACCTGGTCCCCCCCCCCCTGGTCTTGGAGGCCATGG GGATTCGTAGTCAACACAGAtag
- the LOC135573380 gene encoding uncharacterized protein LOC135573380 isoform X2, with the protein MAKNAVMWQNGGMCGLDHWNFVMHPVDAAMTCDPNGSYARTWCPELAAVPDDFIHKPYLEERSLSLQDVKLGFVVNTDRQFLLPVITRMEFKHQSDDPDPDAASNPHVSRRQDETITFLNQTDFITSVMKEGRERQERPEKDGDWHTPIWPGEGLGGPLLLRPGYPLCLGEWLRFTDDQEGRG; encoded by the exons ATGGCCAAAAATGCCGTGATGTGGCAGAATGGAGGCATGTGTGGTCTGGACCACTGGAACTTTGTCATGCATCCTGTTGACGCGGCCATGACCTGTGACCCTAACGGAAGTTACGCCAGGACGTGGTGCCCTGAGCTGGCTGCTGTGCCTGATGACTTCATACACAAACCCT ATCTGGAGGAAAGGAGCCTCTCTCTGCAAGACGTGAAGTTG GGATTCGTAGTCAACACAGAtaggcagttcctcctgcctgtcaTCACCCGCATGGAGTTCAAACACCAATCAGACGATCCAGACCCGGACGCTGCCTCTAACCCCCATGTGAGTCGCAGGCAGGATGAGACCATCACCTTCCTGAACCAGACAGACTTCATAACCAGCGTGatgaaagaggggagggagagacaggagagaccagagaaagaTGGGGACTGGCACACCCCCATATGGCCCGGGGAAGGGTTAGGAGGACCCCTGCTGCTAAGGCCAGGTTATCCTCTGTGCCTGGGGGAGTGGCTACGTTTCACAGATGACCAAGAGggcaggggttaa